A stretch of Methylogaea oryzae DNA encodes these proteins:
- the sdhD gene encoding succinate dehydrogenase, hydrophobic membrane anchor protein, producing MKYGSALGKARGLGSAKGGSRHWWAQRVTALALIPLVFWFAMAVARWPHADYGEFTRWVAAPWNTILLISFIIAAFYHAILGVQVIIEDYVHTDWIKILSILSIKLILAFLALASVFATLRIAFTG from the coding sequence ATGAAATACGGATCGGCCTTGGGCAAGGCCAGAGGACTGGGTTCCGCCAAAGGCGGCTCGCGCCACTGGTGGGCGCAGCGGGTGACGGCCTTGGCGTTGATTCCACTGGTGTTTTGGTTCGCCATGGCGGTGGCGCGCTGGCCCCATGCCGATTACGGCGAATTCACCCGCTGGGTGGCGGCGCCCTGGAACACCATACTGCTCATTTCCTTCATCATCGCCGCGTTCTACCACGCCATTCTGGGCGTGCAGGTGATCATCGAGGACTATGTGCACACCGACTGGATCAAGATCCTTTCCATCCTTTCCATCAAGCTGATCCTGGCCTTTTTGGCCTTGGCGTCGGTATTCGCCACCTTGCGCATAGCCTTTACGGGATAA
- the sdhC gene encoding succinate dehydrogenase, cytochrome b556 subunit, producing MTSNDSNANRSQPFVDVGMDDRSRPIAERGAVMAAKRPLSPHLGSYRLPLTAILSISHRVSGVFLVAGMLVLVVCLMAGAAGSAPYARIHAFLNGVLGQAFIWAWLYALFFHLCHGVRHLVWDTGNGFSREHQNIAAYLELAISLLFSLMVFLATCFLWS from the coding sequence TTGACTTCTAACGACTCCAACGCGAATCGCTCTCAGCCGTTTGTCGACGTGGGGATGGACGATCGCAGCCGTCCCATCGCGGAACGGGGCGCGGTGATGGCGGCGAAGCGGCCGCTGTCGCCCCATCTCGGCAGCTACCGACTGCCTTTGACGGCGATTTTATCCATCAGCCACCGCGTCAGCGGCGTGTTCTTGGTGGCGGGCATGCTGGTGTTGGTGGTGTGCCTCATGGCGGGGGCGGCCGGGAGTGCGCCTTACGCCAGGATTCACGCCTTTCTCAACGGCGTTTTGGGCCAAGCTTTTATTTGGGCTTGGCTTTATGCGTTGTTTTTCCATTTATGCCACGGCGTACGGCATCTGGTTTGGGACACGGGCAACGGTTTCAGCCGGGAACACCAGAACATCGCCGCCTATCTGGAGCTGGCGATTTCCTTGCTGTTCAGCTTGATGGTATTCCTCGCCACCTGTTTCCTCTGGAGCTGA
- a CDS encoding DUF1674 domain-containing protein produces the protein MSKVVTPSPPPQDHAGQAGPTGSGALPPTQPTAPNPLTHNPTRYGDWERNGRCIDF, from the coding sequence ATGAGCAAAGTCGTTACTCCTTCACCGCCACCGCAGGACCACGCGGGGCAAGCCGGCCCGACCGGTAGCGGCGCGCTTCCTCCGACCCAGCCGACGGCGCCGAATCCTTTAACGCACAATCCCACCCGCTACGGCGACTGGGAAAGAAACGGACGCTGCATTGACTTCTAA
- a CDS encoding YgfZ/GcvT domain-containing protein, whose protein sequence is MNETASLTYFSLNNLAAIAVQGEDAATFLQGQTTCDVRQVTPQQSRPGALCNLKGRVIATIRLVHSGDGFLLLLQRDMQETLLKRLRMYVLRAKVVVADAGSDWRIAGLIGDTLPGTLSNAGLPLADETDAAAGNGGAIAVRLPGERPRCLLLSRQDSPQPWLDNLTVGDEGVWRQADIACGIPHIGARLSEEFIPQMLNLDLIGAVSFQKGCYTGQEIVARTHYLGQAKRRAYRYAAPSQAATGDSLFADGQADAVGTVIDAAGGELLAVVSCEHSAMLLRLGAPDGPTLQALPPPYGM, encoded by the coding sequence ATGAACGAAACAGCCTCCCTCACCTACTTTTCGCTCAACAACTTGGCCGCCATCGCCGTGCAGGGCGAAGACGCCGCCACTTTTCTCCAAGGCCAAACCACCTGCGACGTGCGCCAGGTGACGCCGCAACAGTCGCGGCCGGGCGCGCTCTGCAACCTCAAAGGCAGGGTAATCGCCACCATCCGCCTGGTGCACAGCGGGGACGGCTTTTTGCTGCTGCTGCAACGGGATATGCAGGAAACCCTTCTGAAGCGGCTGCGCATGTATGTGCTGCGTGCCAAAGTGGTGGTGGCCGATGCGGGCAGCGATTGGCGTATCGCCGGATTGATCGGCGACACCCTGCCTGGAACGTTGAGCAACGCCGGCTTACCGCTGGCCGACGAAACCGATGCCGCGGCTGGCAACGGCGGCGCCATCGCCGTGCGCTTGCCGGGCGAACGACCGCGCTGCCTGCTCCTGTCGCGCCAGGACTCGCCGCAACCCTGGCTGGACAACTTAACCGTCGGCGACGAGGGCGTTTGGCGCCAGGCCGACATCGCCTGCGGCATCCCCCACATCGGCGCCCGCTTGAGCGAGGAATTCATCCCGCAAATGCTCAACCTGGATTTGATCGGCGCCGTCAGCTTCCAAAAAGGCTGCTATACCGGCCAGGAAATCGTCGCCAGAACCCATTACCTGGGCCAAGCCAAACGCCGCGCCTACCGCTATGCCGCTCCCAGCCAAGCCGCAACCGGAGACAGCCTGTTTGCCGACGGCCAAGCGGATGCGGTAGGCACCGTAATCGATGCGGCCGGCGGCGAGCTGCTGGCGGTGGTGTCCTGCGAACACAGCGCCATGCTGTTACGGCTGGGCGCCCCTGATGGCCCGACACTACAAGCGCTGCCCCCGCCCTACGGCATGTAA
- the queC gene encoding 7-cyano-7-deazaguanine synthase QueC, giving the protein MSQENNRRKAVVLLSGGLDSATVLAIAKSQGYDCYALSFDYGQRHGAELQAAQRVAASQGCRAHKTVHVGFDAIGGSALTDSSIAVPEQQQEGIPVTYVPARNTVFLSFALGWAEVLGAFDIFIGVNAVDYSGYPDCRPEYIAAFQNLAQLATKAGVEGARFQIHTPLIHLSKAEIIRQGVALGVDYSLTVSCYAADSEGKACGRCDSCRLRRAGFEQAGVVDATRYVG; this is encoded by the coding sequence ATGAGCCAGGAAAATAACCGCCGAAAAGCCGTCGTACTGCTGTCCGGGGGATTGGATTCGGCCACGGTGCTGGCCATTGCCAAATCCCAGGGCTACGACTGTTACGCCCTGAGTTTCGATTACGGCCAGCGTCACGGGGCGGAGTTGCAAGCCGCCCAGCGCGTCGCCGCGAGCCAGGGCTGCCGTGCCCACAAAACCGTGCACGTGGGGTTCGACGCTATCGGCGGCTCGGCGTTGACGGACAGCAGCATCGCCGTGCCGGAACAGCAGCAGGAAGGCATTCCCGTTACCTACGTGCCGGCCCGCAACACCGTCTTCCTGTCGTTCGCCCTGGGCTGGGCGGAAGTGCTGGGGGCTTTCGACATCTTCATCGGCGTCAACGCCGTGGACTATTCGGGCTATCCCGATTGCCGGCCGGAATACATCGCGGCTTTCCAAAACCTGGCGCAACTGGCCACCAAAGCCGGCGTGGAAGGCGCGCGTTTCCAGATTCATACGCCTCTGATCCATCTGAGCAAGGCGGAAATCATCCGCCAGGGCGTGGCCTTGGGCGTGGATTACTCCCTCACCGTGTCTTGTTACGCGGCGGACAGCGAGGGCAAGGCCTGCGGCCGTTGCGACTCCTGCCGCCTGCGCCGCGCCGGTTTCGAGCAAGCCGGCGTGGTCGATGCCACCCGCTATGTGGGCTAA
- the queE gene encoding 7-carboxy-7-deazaguanine synthase QueE produces the protein MPALRITEIFYSLQGETRTVGCPTVFIRLTGCPLRCSYCDTTYAFSGGERMELDEILARVRGYGAHYVTVTGGEPLAQPDCLLLLQRLADEGYEVSLETSGALDVAGVDPRVVKVLDLKGPSSGEMHRNLYANVAHLQPRDQVKFVIADEADYQWAKEIMAQHRLAQRCEVLFSPSNGVQNPTELADKILRDRLPVRLQLQLHKLLWGNEPGK, from the coding sequence ATGCCCGCTTTACGCATCACCGAAATCTTTTATTCCCTGCAAGGGGAAACCCGCACGGTGGGCTGCCCCACCGTGTTTATCCGCCTGACCGGCTGTCCATTGCGTTGCAGCTATTGCGACACGACCTACGCCTTCAGCGGCGGCGAACGCATGGAGCTGGACGAAATCCTGGCGCGGGTGCGCGGCTACGGCGCCCATTACGTGACGGTGACCGGCGGCGAACCGTTGGCGCAGCCCGACTGTTTGTTGCTGCTGCAACGCCTGGCCGACGAAGGCTACGAAGTGTCCCTGGAAACCAGCGGTGCCCTGGACGTGGCCGGCGTGGACCCGCGCGTCGTCAAGGTACTGGATCTGAAAGGCCCCAGCTCCGGGGAAATGCATCGCAACCTTTACGCCAATGTGGCGCACTTGCAGCCTCGCGACCAGGTGAAGTTCGTCATCGCCGACGAGGCGGATTATCAATGGGCCAAGGAAATCATGGCGCAGCACCGCTTGGCGCAACGCTGCGAAGTGCTGTTTTCCCCCAGCAACGGGGTGCAGAATCCCACCGAGTTGGCCGACAAGATTCTGCGCGACCGCTTGCCGGTGCGCCTGCAACTGCAATTACACAAACTGCTGTGGGGCAATGAGCCAGGAAAATAA
- the ybgF gene encoding tol-pal system protein YbgF, translating to MSERVKVGFGAASCAVAASLILGGVPARAADETYATVANLIDRVGRLEQRLSGPALAQMVGQSDELRSDIQSLRGDLEQLTHEIEELKQQQRAQYQDLDQRLQALAAGGSASRKAAGGGDDGSASNAGQPAVDSAAAEAAQQAYQKAFDSVKEGRYKEGIGLFKSFLSSYPTDESAPNAQYWLGECYYVTQDFNGAREAFRKLLDAYPKSPKAADALLRLGNIEYDGKKWPAASQIFNDVGKRFPGTSAAQKAQERLQQMKKEGH from the coding sequence ATGTCGGAACGAGTTAAAGTCGGCTTTGGCGCCGCTTCCTGCGCGGTAGCCGCGTCGTTGATTCTCGGCGGGGTTCCCGCGCGGGCGGCGGACGAGACTTATGCCACGGTGGCCAACCTGATCGATCGGGTCGGCCGCCTGGAGCAGCGCTTGTCCGGTCCGGCCTTGGCGCAGATGGTGGGCCAGTCCGACGAGTTGCGTTCGGACATTCAGTCGCTGCGCGGCGACCTGGAGCAGTTGACCCATGAGATCGAGGAACTGAAGCAGCAGCAGCGTGCGCAGTATCAGGATCTGGATCAGCGCCTCCAGGCGCTCGCCGCGGGCGGTTCGGCATCGCGCAAAGCAGCCGGCGGCGGCGACGATGGCTCGGCATCAAACGCCGGCCAGCCGGCGGTGGATTCCGCCGCCGCGGAAGCGGCGCAGCAGGCCTACCAGAAAGCTTTCGATAGTGTGAAGGAAGGCCGTTACAAGGAAGGCATCGGCTTGTTCAAGAGCTTTCTGTCCAGTTATCCCACCGACGAAAGCGCGCCCAATGCCCAGTACTGGCTGGGCGAGTGTTACTACGTAACCCAGGACTTCAACGGCGCGCGGGAAGCCTTCCGCAAGCTGCTGGACGCGTATCCGAAAAGCCCCAAGGCGGCGGATGCCTTATTGCGTTTGGGCAATATCGAGTACGACGGCAAGAAGTGGCCCGCCGCCAGCCAGATCTTCAACGATGTCGGCAAGCGTTTCCCCGGCACCAGCGCGGCGCAGAAAGCCCAGGAACGTTTGCAGCAAATGAAAAAGGAAGGCCACTGA
- the pal gene encoding peptidoglycan-associated lipoprotein Pal, with translation MATKKISVAALLMAAALVGCSSTGDKPEEGAAGAGGLGGAGTSGYGAGVGGTGYGTGGGAGGGFGAGGGHYTAADLDNPSSPLFKKVIYFQYNSSDVMPEYVSVVSAHAEFLAGNPGQRVTLDGHADERGSREYNIALGEQRAKTVANMLKLQGVAESQVQVVSYGEEKPSCTGHDEECWHQNRRVEFAYPGH, from the coding sequence ATGGCAACGAAAAAGATTTCCGTCGCGGCGTTATTGATGGCGGCGGCCCTGGTGGGTTGCAGCTCCACCGGCGACAAGCCGGAAGAGGGTGCGGCAGGTGCCGGCGGTCTGGGCGGCGCGGGCACTTCCGGTTACGGCGCCGGTGTCGGCGGCACCGGTTACGGCACCGGCGGCGGTGCTGGCGGCGGTTTTGGCGCCGGCGGCGGCCATTACACGGCGGCGGATCTGGACAATCCCAGCAGTCCGTTGTTCAAAAAAGTCATCTACTTCCAGTACAACAGCTCCGACGTCATGCCGGAATACGTGTCGGTGGTCAGCGCTCACGCCGAGTTCCTGGCGGGCAATCCGGGGCAGCGCGTGACGCTGGACGGCCACGCCGACGAGCGTGGCTCGCGGGAATACAACATCGCCCTGGGCGAGCAGCGCGCCAAGACGGTCGCCAATATGCTGAAGCTGCAAGGCGTGGCCGAGAGCCAGGTTCAGGTGGTCAGCTACGGCGAAGAGAAGCCCTCCTGCACCGGCCATGACGAAGAATGCTGGCACCAGAATCGCCGCGTTGAGTTCGCTTATCCCGGCCACTGA